In one Actinomycetota bacterium genomic region, the following are encoded:
- a CDS encoding SCP2 sterol-binding domain-containing protein, translating to MVSFSKPVTGQAGGPALFMTGELRVSGDLLFAQQILRFFDQPEA from the coding sequence GTGGTCAGCTTCTCAAAGCCCGTCACCGGGCAGGCCGGTGGCCCCGCACTGTTCATGACCGGCGAGCTGCGGGTCTCCGGAGACCTGTTGTTCGCGCAGCAGATCCTGCGTTTCTTCGACCAACCGGAGGCCTGA